From the Solanum pennellii chromosome 4, SPENNV200 genome, one window contains:
- the LOC107018323 gene encoding probable beta-1,4-xylosyltransferase IRX9H codes for MASIRRTLSPSNERHYQNGNQYSVQSPSHKLVLNGKSSLLNSRKNYISRKKLFYRCLVFFVLGFVLGMAPFGGFDDAKNSDFSFEIKPPVVNVKEEMKDVVIPRPDNVVVNSVKLPGLGEELHGKFDYVSRKLLIVVTPTYNRALQAYYLLRLSDVLKLVKSPLLWVVVEMNVASEETADILRKTGVMYRHLVCSKNMTDIKDRGVHQRNVALEHIEHHRLNGIVYFADDDNIYSLELFESIRSINRFGTWPVAMLAQSKSKAILEGPVCNGSQVIGWHTNEKSKQLRRFHVDMSGFAFNSTILWDPKKWHRPTSDPIRQLDNVKEGFQETTFIEQIVEDESQMEAVPPGCSRVLNWHLHLEAHGVVYPGGWLLQKNLDAIISTT; via the exons ATGGCGTCGATCCGGAGAACTCTATCACCGAGTAACGAACGGCATTATCAGAATGGAAACCAATATTCAGTTCAATCGCCATCTCATAAGCTCGTTCTCAATGGCAAAAGCTCGCTACTGAATTCtcgaaaaaattatatatccaGGAAGAAGTTGTTCTATAGGTGTCTGGTATTTTTTGTGCTAGGGTTTGTATTAGGTATGGCACCATTTGGGGGTTTTGATGATGCGAAGAACAGTGATTTTTCGTTTGAGATCAAACCACCGGTGGTGAATGTTAAGGAGGAGATGAAAGATGTGGTAATTCCCAGACCTGACAATGTCGTGGTAAACTCAGTTAAATTACCAGGTTTGGGGGAGGAACTGCACGGGAAGTTTGATTATGTATCCAGGAAACTGTTGATTGTGGTTACTCCGACTTATAATAGGGCACTTCAAGCTTACTATCTTCTTAGATTAAGCGATGTGTTGAAGCTTGTGAAATCACCTCTGTTGTGGGTTGTGGTTGAGATGAATGTGGCATCTGAAGAGACTGCAGACATTTTGAGGAAGACAGGAGTTATGTATCGGCATCTGGTGTGCTCCAAGAACATGACAGATATAAAAGACCGCGGGGTGCACCAGAGAAATGTTGCATTGGAGCATATTGAACATCATAGGCTCAATGGAATTGTTTACTTTGCAGATGATGATAATATCTACTCACTTGAGTTGTTTGAGAGCATTAGATCGATCAA TCGTTTTGGCACTTGGCCTGTTGCTATGCTAGCACAAAGCAAAAGTAAAGCAATACTGGAGGGCCCTGTGTGCAATGGAAGTCAAGTTATTGGGTGGCACACCAATGAGAAGAGTAAGcaacttagaagatttcatgtCGATATGTCTGGTTTTGCCTTCAATAGCACTATATTATGGGATCCAAAGAAATGGCATCGACCAACTTCAGATCCCATACGACAGTTGGACAATGTGAAGGAGGGTTTCCAA GAGACCACTTTCATAGAACAAATTGTTGAAGACGAAAGCCAAATGGAGGCTGTCCCTCCTGGTTGCTCAAGGGTATTGAATTGGCACCTTCATTTGGAAGCTCACGGAGTTGTCTATCCAGGAGGCTGGCTGCTTCAAAAGAACCTTGATGCCATTATCTCTACCACATGA